In Persephonella hydrogeniphila, the DNA window AAAGAACTGGGCAGATAGCTATATCCTCAGGAGATTTTTTTCTTCCTGTTTTCTTCTTACAGCTTCGTCTATAGCTTTTAGAACATCCATCTTTCTTTTTGAGGAACACCATTCAGGGGCTATAAGCTCTTCTTCTGTTGCTTCTCCTGTTAGTCTTTGGACGATGATATCCTCAGGGAGGACTTCCAATATATCTGCAACAATTTTTGCATACTCTTCCAACTCTAAAACTCCAAACTCTCCATTTGCATACTGTTTTGCCATAACGGTATGTTTTACTACATGGAGAGGGTGGATTTTTATACCGTCTATAGGGAGTGCTGCTATCAGCTTTGCTGTTTCAATATAATCTTCATACTCATCTCCGGGAAGTCCAACAATCATATGGGCACACACTTTTATACCGGGTCTTTTTTTGGTTCTCAGAACGGCATCAACAAACTCGGAAACACCGTGTCCCCTGTTTATATTTCTCAGAGTTTTTATATTTGCTGTCTGCAGTCCATACTCTAACCATATCTCTGGTTTTTCAACGGTGTATGTCGCTATCAGATCTAAGACAGGCTCCGGTACAACATCCGGTCTTGTTCCGATGGACATTCCTATTATCTCAGGGTATTCCATCGCTTTGTCGTATATCTCT includes these proteins:
- a CDS encoding TIGR01212 family radical SAM protein (This family includes YhcC from E. coli K-12, an uncharacterized radical SAM protein.), producing MIKFNQYLKDKYGGRIQKISIDAGFTCPNRDGNVAFGGCTFCNNTSFSPYAMTRQTVEEQIEKSIDFYSKRFKKIKGYIAYFQAFSNTYAPVEKLKEIYDKAMEYPEIIGMSIGTRPDVVPEPVLDLIATYTVEKPEIWLEYGLQTANIKTLRNINRGHGVSEFVDAVLRTKKRPGIKVCAHMIVGLPGDEYEDYIETAKLIAALPIDGIKIHPLHVVKHTVMAKQYANGEFGVLELEEYAKIVADILEVLPEDIIVQRLTGEATEEELIAPEWCSSKRKMDVLKAIDEAVRRKQEEKNLLRI